Genomic window (Thermococcus sp.):
CAGAAAGAGAGACATTAAGTGGGCACAGGAGCATAAATGGAGCAAGGTGGTCGATAAGGTTATGGGGGTATATAAACAGACAATGGAAGAAAGCCGACTTATCCCCGCCCCGAAGGGTGAGGTGTTCAAAAGGAGAAGATAACATTCCCGAAATAAAAAATCAGCGAAAGAGATTTTTACCAGCTTTCGAATTTAAAATGGAGAATTTCTTAACGAGCTTTCGGTTTTTAAAAAGTTCATTAAGTTCCAAACAGGAATTCTTGGAAGGAAGACCCAAACACAGCCCCTTGACTTCCCCCGGTATTTCAGCATCCTCAAACACAACAACTGGCTTTCCCCTTGCGATTGCCTCCACAATCGGCAACCCCCACCCCTCGTATTTAGAGGCGTGAACGTAGACATCGAGGGAGTCGTAGAATTCTATCAGCTCCTCATCCCGGATAAAGCCGAGGAGCTTTATTCTGTCATCACCTTCAGCCAGCCTTTTGACTCTCTCAAACTCCTCTCCAGTTCCAGCTAAAAGTAGCCTCGCGTTCGGGTTGTCCCAGCGCTTGAAGAGTTCAACGAGGAGTGTGTGTCTCTTATGGTAGTCCATCCTCGAAATGTAGCCAAGGATAAACCTCCCGGGTTCCCTGAACTTTCCGGCTTTAGGTGGCTCTCTAAGAAAGCGCTCGTCTATCGGCTGGCGAACGACCTTTATCTTGTCCTCCGGAACACCAAACCTCACAAGATCAACCTTCGTCAAGTGTGAAACCGCGTAAATTACATCACATTTTCTAGCCGAGAGAAGTCCGAGACGGATGAAAAGACGCTCAAAGAGTCCCTTGAGTCCATTCCTTGGGTGTTTCAGCGGGATGAGGTCGTGAACCGTTATCCTTTTCTCTGGTTGTGGCTTGAAAAGCGGAAGAGTTATGCCCTCAATAACTCCAACGGCATGGTAAGTGTCACACCCTGAGCGAACAAGCCAGAGGGGGACTTTAAAGAACTGCCAGAGAAGGTAGGAAACCCCCTCACATGGAGAGAGCTCAACTTCGTGCCCCCCCCTCTCAAGCGTTCTAATGAGGTTTCGGGTGTAGACCGCTATTCCACCGGCCTTTGTGTTCAACCGCCGAACGATTAGACAAACCTTCATTCAATCCCCCCTGTAAACCCTGATGAGGACTTTAACAATCCGGTCCCAGTCGTAGCGCTCTGCCCTTTTCTGCGCAAAGGTTCCGAGTTTTTTGGAGTTATGATATGCAGTTAGAAGCGCCTCGGCAAATCCCTCCAAGCTGACATCAGCGACAAAGCCATCTCTTCCACTCTCCATCAAGTACCTCGAGGCATTCATTGGGTGATTCATAGTAACCACCGGGATTCCCGAGGCCATTGCCTCAAGGACAACCATGCCAAAGCCCTCCCTTCTAGAAGGAAAAGCAAAGACCTTCGATGCTTTCATGAGAGCTAGGACGTCCCGATAATCGCCTAGGAATCCTGTAAAAGTTGTGTTTTTCTCAATCCCCAATTTCCGCGCGAGGAGTTCGAGCTTTGCCTTCTCTGGACCATCTCCAACTATGATAACCCTAAAATCGGGTAGCTCCCGTTTGAGTAATGCCAGGGAGTGGAGGAGAAAGTCAACCCCCTTCTCAGGGATAAGTCTGCCAACGAAGAGGAAATCAGATTCAAGGGGTGACGGTTTAAGGGAATGAATCAGGTTGGTATCTATGCCGTTCGGAACGAGGTGAATTAGCTTTCTAAGGCCGGAGTTGAATAGATCAGTTCTCGTTTTCTGAGAGACAGAGATGTGCCTCTCGAAGGAGAAGAGGCCTCTCTCGGCGATCTTCCCTATAATACCCACCTTACCAAGGTAGTCAAACCAGTAATCCCCCCAGAACTCATGCCATGTTATGAGGACATTCTCCAACCCGGCTAGCCTGAGTGAATGGGCCGGGAGATATGGACTCGCTTGGCAGTCGATCACATCAAACCGCTCCCCTCTGAACTCAGAAAGAAGAGCGATAGAATGAATAAGAGGGGGGGTTACTGAGCGTCTTGAACCATAGTAAAGCCTGTTAACTCTGACTGTCCCATGATAGTGAATCCCCTCACGCTCTATCTCTGACTTTCCTTTCCAGAGTTTGTAGCCGTAAACATGAACCTCGTGATTAACAGATAACCTCCTTGCAAGTTCATAGATTCTCCTTTCAACTCCACCCTTCACCCATGGATAGATCACGTCATAGACGAACGCTATTCTGAGGGTCTCCATCACTCAGGATTGTCCGCTAACGTTTATAAGACCATCCAATGAAGTCAGCCCAGTGGAAAAGGGGTGTCGAACCATGGTTAGCACACTTATTGCAGTCACCGCTATCATCATTGCCTTCTGGGCCGTCATATACGCCCTCTTCAAAGACAGGAGCAACGAGGAGGAAGGGCTATCTGTTGATTTCTTCATTGCAATGTGGCGCACCAAGAGACTACTGGGCTTCATAGACAGGCTGGCCCGGAAAAACGGGAAATTCTGGAAGGTTTACGCGGATATAGGAATTGCCCTCGGCTTTATGGGAATGGCCTACGTCTTCTACGCCCTCTTTAAAACGGCTATGGCCACACTCCAAACCCACGGGAAGCAGGCCGGTGTCCAGCTCGTCATTCCAGGTCTCACCATACCCCTCTGGTACGGCTTGGTGGGCCTTGCCGTGGTCATGGTGGTCCACGAGCTGAGCCACGGTGTCACAGCAAGGGCCGACGGCCTCCCGCTGAAATCAGTTGGACTCGTTCTCCTCGCCGTCATCCCCGGTGCCTTCGTCGAGCCGGATGAAGAGGCACTGTCAAAGGCATCGCTGAGGACCAGGCTCAGGGTTTACGGTGCAGGTTCCCTGGCCAACATCGCGACAGCCTTAATAACACTCCTTATAATCAACTTCGCCGTCTCCCCCCTCCTCCAACCATCCGGGGTTCTGGTGTCAGGGGTCTTAGAAAACGGTCCGTCCCACGGGATCCTCCAGAAAGGGGATGTAATAACGGCCATGGACGGAATGCACGTCAAAACCCTCGACCAGTTCATCGAATTTATGAACAAAACGAAGCCGGGCCAGGTGGTCATACTGACGGTCCTGAGGGATGGAAAGATGATAAATATCAACGTGAAGCTTGGAAAACATCCAGATAAACCCGGGGAGGGCTTCCTTGGAATATACCCAGCGCAGAACGTCGTGTCGAAGATTGGGATGGAGTGGCTTATACTGCCCCTGTTCTTCTCGCTCTACTGGATATACGTGCTCAACATCGGCATAGGCCTGATGAACCTCTTCCCGCTCGTCCCACTCGACGGGGGCAGGATGCTCGACGACGTATTCAAGCGCTATCTGCCGGAAGGGATAGCGAACCCCGTGCGGTATTTAACAATAGGAATAGGACTCTTCCTGCTTGCCCTGAACCTCTGGCCGGCACTGGCGAACCTCGCGGGATGAGAAGGGTTAACGGAAAGAACGCCAATCAAAGGGGGCGTATCTCAATATTTCCGTGCTCAAAGCGGAACTCCGCCTCCGACGGGGTGAAACTGGGAAGAAGTGATTTCCTTGCTATCATCCTCTCCACACCGGAGATGCTGGTGGACCTGAACTCCACGATGTGCTCCGCGTACTGCGAGAGCCACTCTATAAAGCGCCGGCTGGCCCGCTCCCTATTGAGCAAGAGGATGTTTATGGGCCGCTCCCGCTCCTCCCGCATGAGGGCCAGCTCCTTCATAAGGAGGTTTCTCCTGAGGATTCTCATGGCAACGTCCTCACCAAACAGGTCGGGAAGTGCATCTACGGTCACAGATATGCCCACGGGCTTTCTACTATCAGCACGCTCCTTCATTATTCTGCGGTAGACCGCTTCCATCTTAGCCAAGAAAGTCTCCGAGTCAATTGAACCCGGGTAGTAAACAAAGGGCAGGTTGACGTTGAGGTTGTAGATGGAGCCTATGACGTCGACTATGGCTAGGTTTCCTTCAGCCCCATCCCTAAGAAAGTCGTACTGCATTGTCAGCGCGTACTTTTCAAGGAGGCTGATGGGGAAGGAGTAGCTCGTGATGACCCCAAAGCCGCCCAACTCTATCATGCGCCTAAAGACCTGAACGCCAATGGTCCATCCGAATGATGAAGCATCGTAGATAACGAGCAGGGTGCTGTCATCAAGCAGTCCGCTACCCATCATCTCATCCAGCTCTTTGATACCTGTGCTGACTACGCGGGGCTTGAACTTCTTTAGAACTTCTTCCATCACTCTCACCTGCGGTATTTTGGGGGCAATCCTTTTTAAACGCATCCACCGTCATGCCAACCATGGCAATGAAGTGCTCGAAGTGCGGCAGACCCGCAGTCTACCACGCGCGCTACAGTGGCCTTTATTACTGTCACAAGCATTTCAACGAGATGGTGGAGAAGAAGTTCAAGGAGACTGTCAAGAAGTACCGCCTCATTGAAAGGGGCGAGAGGATAGCGGTTGGTGTCTCCGGAGGAAAGGACAGCGTAGTCCTGATGCACCTCCTGGCGAAGCTCCGCGAGAAGTTCCCCTTCGAGCTTGTCGCGATAACGATTGACGAAGGCATAGCCGGCTACCGCCCGCCGAGCGTTGAAATAGCGAAGAGAAACGCAAAGAAGCTCGGGATAGAGCACAGGGTTTATTCCTTCAAAGAGTACACAGGCTTCACCCTCGACGAAACCGTCGAGATAATGGGGAGCTTTGAGAAGGGCGAGAGAGTCGGAGCCTGCTCCTACTGCGGCGTCTGGAGGCGCTGGCTTTTGAACTACGCGGCCAAAGATGTGGAGGCAGACAAATTGGCAGTGGGCCACAATTTGGATGATGAGGTCCAGATGTTCATAATGAACATCATGCGGGGCGACATAGCGCGCCTCGGGAGGACCGGCCCCTACTACGAGGAGATACACCCAGACCTGGTTCCGAGGATAAAACCCCTCCGCGAGATTCCGGAGAAGGAAACGGTGCTCTATGCGGTTTTGAACAACATCGAGGTCGACCTGAGTGAGTGCCCCTACGCGGTCGAAGCCTTCCGCGCCGAAATTCGCGACTGGCTCAACGAGATGGAGGAGAGGCATCCCGGGACAAAGTACCAGATTCTCAGGAGCTACGACAAGCTGTTTCCCCTCATCGCGAAGGCCTACACCAAAAAAACGGGCGAGCTTAATCGCTGTAAAATATGCGGCCAGCCAACGACTGGCGAGATATGCAAGGCCTGCCAGTTCCGCCTCCAGGTGGAGAGGAAGGCAAGAGAGAAGGGGCTGACCTTCAGGATCGAATGATGAAGGGCCAGTACACTAAACAGGAATTTATAAAAAGCTGTTTAGTATACTGAACAACCCTTATAACCTATGAACACATATTACCGACCATGAAGAAGGAACTCGCGAAAGTGTTAACAGAATGGCAGGAAACCTGGACACCCGAACTCATTGGGAGGGACTTTGACCTCTCCCTCCTTCCACGGGAGCTCAACAAGGTTGTAACCTTCGCGGGATGCAGGAGGACGGGAAAGACCTAACCTGATGTTCCAGCTCATTAACGAGCTTAAGAAGACCACCGAAAGGAAATCGATATTCTACATCAACTTCGAGGATGAGAGGCTCGAAAAGAGCAGTGAAACCCTGACCGAGCTCATACCTTCGATTGAAGAACTCTACGGGAAGAAGGAGAGGCTTTACCTTTTCCTCGACGAGATTCAGAACATTGAAAACTGGGACTCCTAGGCGAGGCGGGTAAACGATTCCAGAAGGGACGTGAGGCTCTTTCTAAGCGGTTCCTCCTCAAAGCTCTCCAGTCGGGAAATTCCAACGTCCTTACGGGGGAGGGTACTAACCTTCGAGGTTTTTCCGCTGAGCTTCCGGGAGTTTCTGAGGTTCAGGGAATTCGAAGTTCCCAAGAGAGTTGAGTTCAGCAGGAAAAAGCCAGAACTCCTGAACCTGATGAGAGAATACGTTCTCTTCGGGGGCTTTCCGGAGGTCGCCCTGACCAATGACGTTAGAATAAAGAGGATGCTCGTTAGGGATTACTTCAACACGATAATAGCCCTTGACGTGGTGGAACGCTACGGCATCAGAAACCCGGAGGAACTCAGGGCATTCATTAGGCTTCTCCTGAATTCCGAATACTTCAGCCTCAGCAAGCTGGAGCGCACTATGCGGAGCCTCGGATACTCCATAAGTAAAGCGACGCTCTCAAACTATCTACGCTATCTCCAGGAGTGCTACTTCGCGTTTCCAGTGGAAGTTTACTCCCCCAAAGTCAAGCTGAAGCTCCAGCATCCAAAAAAGGTGTACTTTGTTGACAGCTCCTTCATAACGTTCCTCAGCGTAAAGTTCAGCGAGAACTTTGGAAGGCTGATGAAGAACACCGTATTTATCGAACTCCTTAGGAGGGAAAAGGAGGTGAACTACGTCCTTGGTGACAACTGGGAGGTTAGCTTTGTCCTGCCGGATGAGGAGACACTGATTCAGGTAAGCTACGACGTTTCAAACCCCGAGACGATAGAACGTGAGCTGAAAGCCCTGAAAAAAGCAAAGAAACTTTTCCATTGGGAAAAAGCGGTGTTGATAACGTGGGACACGGAGAAGAAGGTCGATGGAATCGAAATCGTCCCGCTGTGGAGGTTCCTCCTCGGGGATTATTGAGGCACCGGTTTCCATCGAAGAATCCCGAAGAAATCCACGAGAAGAGCGAGGCGAGGACTGAGCTGGTTCCCACCGGAAGATTCAGGGAATAGAGTGCTTCATAGAGTTTCTCATGCGTTCAAGGGTCGGGGCTATTCTATAACGATATTCCCGTGTTCCACCCTGAAGGTGTAACCGCCATCACGGGGGCTGAACTCCGGAAGTGGCGACTTCCTGACTATCATTTTCTCAACCGTGGAATCCGGGGAGGAGAAGAACTCGATTACATACTGACTGTAGAGGGCTATCCAAGAGATAACCCCACTCGATATCCTGTCCCTGTTGAGGAGGAATATGTTGATGGGCCTCTTACGCTTCTCAACGAGCCTGGCCTTCTCTTTCGAAGCCATGAGGTTCTGAAATACCTTTATGAAGTTCCTTTCACCAAGGAGAAAGGCCATGCCGTCGATTGTGAAGTCTATGCCAATTGGCCTCCGGTCTTTAATCTTCTCGGTCAAAACACGCCTGTAGAGGTGGGAGTACTTGGGGAGGAAAGTGGCGGCGTCCATCGTCTCGTCGGTGTAGATAAAGCCCGCATCGTACTCTACCCTGTAAAACGAGGCAAACATATCGATTATCGCCAAGTTACCCCTCCTGCCCTCCTCCGTGGGATCAAAACCAATGGAATTGATTTCGACCCTGAGCGAGGAGAAAGGAAGGACGGAGTTTATCATGACTCCAAAGTCCCCCTCGGCTATTCGGTTGCGCAGTATCTCAAAGGCCAGTGCCCAGCCGGATGAGTATGTATCATAAATTATCAGGAGGTTTGTGTCCTCGAGGATGCCGCCTCCGAGGGCGTTATCGAGAACCCGAATCCCAGTCTTTAAGATTCCCACAACTCTTCACCACATTACAGTCGTGCCCAACGTATTTAACTTTAACCCGGCTCTGAGATTCAGAAAGACTCCACGGTATAAATAGGTTGGGAGT
Coding sequences:
- a CDS encoding glycosyltransferase → MKVCLIVRRLNTKAGGIAVYTRNLIRTLERGGHEVELSPCEGVSYLLWQFFKVPLWLVRSGCDTYHAVGVIEGITLPLFKPQPEKRITVHDLIPLKHPRNGLKGLFERLFIRLGLLSARKCDVIYAVSHLTKVDLVRFGVPEDKIKVVRQPIDERFLREPPKAGKFREPGRFILGYISRMDYHKRHTLLVELFKRWDNPNARLLLAGTGEEFERVKRLAEGDDRIKLLGFIRDEELIEFYDSLDVYVHASKYEGWGLPIVEAIARGKPVVVFEDAEIPGEVKGLCLGLPSKNSCLELNELFKNRKLVKKFSILNSKAGKNLFR
- a CDS encoding TIGR00269 family protein, with the translated sequence MKCSKCGRPAVYHARYSGLYYCHKHFNEMVEKKFKETVKKYRLIERGERIAVGVSGGKDSVVLMHLLAKLREKFPFELVAITIDEGIAGYRPPSVEIAKRNAKKLGIEHRVYSFKEYTGFTLDETVEIMGSFEKGERVGACSYCGVWRRWLLNYAAKDVEADKLAVGHNLDDEVQMFIMNIMRGDIARLGRTGPYYEEIHPDLVPRIKPLREIPEKETVLYAVLNNIEVDLSECPYAVEAFRAEIRDWLNEMEERHPGTKYQILRSYDKLFPLIAKAYTKKTGELNRCKICGQPTTGEICKACQFRLQVERKAREKGLTFRIE
- a CDS encoding glycosyltransferase family 4 protein — its product is METLRIAFVYDVIYPWVKGGVERRIYELARRLSVNHEVHVYGYKLWKGKSEIEREGIHYHGTVRVNRLYYGSRRSVTPPLIHSIALLSEFRGERFDVIDCQASPYLPAHSLRLAGLENVLITWHEFWGDYWFDYLGKVGIIGKIAERGLFSFERHISVSQKTRTDLFNSGLRKLIHLVPNGIDTNLIHSLKPSPLESDFLFVGRLIPEKGVDFLLHSLALLKRELPDFRVIIVGDGPEKAKLELLARKLGIEKNTTFTGFLGDYRDVLALMKASKVFAFPSRREGFGMVVLEAMASGIPVVTMNHPMNASRYLMESGRDGFVADVSLEGFAEALLTAYHNSKKLGTFAQKRAERYDWDRIVKVLIRVYRGD
- a CDS encoding site-2 protease family protein, whose translation is MVSTLIAVTAIIIAFWAVIYALFKDRSNEEEGLSVDFFIAMWRTKRLLGFIDRLARKNGKFWKVYADIGIALGFMGMAYVFYALFKTAMATLQTHGKQAGVQLVIPGLTIPLWYGLVGLAVVMVVHELSHGVTARADGLPLKSVGLVLLAVIPGAFVEPDEEALSKASLRTRLRVYGAGSLANIATALITLLIINFAVSPLLQPSGVLVSGVLENGPSHGILQKGDVITAMDGMHVKTLDQFIEFMNKTKPGQVVILTVLRDGKMININVKLGKHPDKPGEGFLGIYPAQNVVSKIGMEWLILPLFFSLYWIYVLNIGIGLMNLFPLVPLDGGRMLDDVFKRYLPEGIANPVRYLTIGIGLFLLALNLWPALANLAG